A genomic window from Osmerus eperlanus chromosome 5, fOsmEpe2.1, whole genome shotgun sequence includes:
- the LOC134021247 gene encoding bromodomain-containing protein 1-like isoform X1 — translation MMRKKARYHHRRMAMPQRAPSPIKPSPNRETLTYAQAQRIVELEIDGRVHRLSIYDKLDVIADDDPTAQEIIECNSNKENNEKPQQVLVRSVRLKNNQQKKNASLTGPMHATGPQGTPLLDPKFRTVEYNLPAVPRRPSAYYKYSEKTAEELDEEVEYDMDEEDYAWLDLINDKRKSEGVSQVSHNLFEFLMDRFEKESFFATRGRGDLQAMVDEDAVCCICMDGDGADSNVILFCDLCNIAVHQECYGVPYIPEGQWLCRHCLQCPSRPSECVFCPNKGGALKKTDDDRWGHVACALWVPEVGFSDTMFIEPIDGVSNIPPARWKLTCYLCKEKGAGACIQCHKINCYTAFHVSCAQKAGLYMKMEPVKEVTEAGSPTFSVKKTAYCSAHTPKGCVRRPLAIYEETHPTNGLCDKRGDKRGRTRLKGWQKRSKRAEPEPEEETPATSGPSITSSSFDTILNQVSVQKKRVFVERVLSYWVLKRQARNGVPLIRRLQTNPQAPKMERPVSPEDRRLEENRALKEQLKEWHRLRHDLERARLLLELIRKREKLKREEMKLQQSVLEVQLTPLNILLRAVLDQLQERDQARVFAHPVSVKEVPDYLDHIKNPMDFSTMRKRIDAHGYKDLDEFESDFNLIIFNCMKYNAKETFFHKAALRLQDQGGAILRKTRRDAERIGFDFASGLHLQEPPKLEAPPPFSWDDVDRILNPANRVNMPLAEQLRALLEKLDLSTAMKSSPSRSKRLKLLKKTIMEVRSEMSLKKPRPTPSEPPQPETEEKPLPPPTGDETHKDGLCQSGVTEVTGEMLLPPPKLEPLNSPLPQPVNPASPPEPRPHPPTLKPIKPIKPNTDKNQKSSKGDSNSTATTTSVPQETPNGHISNPLLPNNSLSVVATSTLARPSATSNRRTNILFRKSKSTSPQKPSKMAETPPGSPPLGAKTFLSVVIPRLETLLLPRKRTRSVSGDCEEEDESPIKRLDTGLVNGFVVEQESEPSPNRPLEPRRRCASESSISSSGSVLCSTSTITLPKNGKGKPAGARRNTVDDKNTLITCIENGEFTKAAKIAAEVGNGNMWMPTSASTFVLEPLKLVWAKCSGYPSYPALIIDPKTQRTGCHHSGVSLPPLDVLRVGEQMQYRSDEKLYLVHFFDNKRSWQWLPKSKMVPFGVHKTVDKFKLAEGRSSGVRKAVQTAFNRAMSHLIQAQDRPGVDHGLTDPTHPVIPSLPHP, via the exons ATGATGAGAAagaaagcacggtaccatcatcGTCGCATGGCGATGCCGCAGCGGGCTCCCTCGCCCATCAAACCCTCGCCCAATCGAGAGACCCTGACCTACGCCCAGGCCCAGCGCATAGTGGAGCTGGAGATTGACGGGCGCGTGCACCGCCTCAGCATCTACGACAAGCTGGACGTCATCGCCGACGACGACCCCACCGCACAGGAAATCATTGAGTGCAACAGCAACAAGGAGAACAACGAGAAGCCCCAGCAGGTCCTGGTGCGCTCCGTGCGGCTCAAGAACAATCAGCAGAAGAAGAATGCATCCCTGACAGGACCCATGCACGCCACTGGGCCCCAGGGAACCCCGCTCCTCGACCCCAAGTTCCGCACTGTAGAGTATAACCTCCCGGCCGTACCGAGGAGGCCCTCTGCCTACTACAAGTACTCTGAGAAAACCGCTGAGGAACTGGACGAGGAGGTGGAGTACGACATGGACGAGGAGGACTACGCCTGGCTGGATCTGATCAATGACAAGAGGAAGAGCGAAGGCGTCAGCCAGGTCTCCCACAACCTCTTCGAGTTCCTCATGGACCGCTTCGAGAAGGAGTCCTTCTTCGCCACTCGGGGTCGCGGCGACCTGCAGGCCATGGTGGACGAGGACGCCGTCTGCTGCATCTGCATGGACGGCGACGGCGCCGACAGCAACGTCATCCTCTTCTGCGACCTGTGCAACATCGCCGTCCACCAGGAGTGCTACGGGGTGCCCTACATCCCGGAGGGGCAGTGGCTGTGTCGCCACTGTCTGCAATGCCCCTCGCGGCCCTCCGAGTGCGTCTTCTGTCCCAACAAGGGAGGCGCCCTCAAGAAGACTGACGACGACCGCTGGGGCCACGTGGCGTGCGCCCTCTGGGTGCCCGAGGTCGGCTTCTCCGACACGATGTTCATCGAGCCCATCGATGGCGTCAGTAACATCCCGCCAGCTCGCTGGAAGCTCACCTGCTACCTTTGCAAAGAGAAAGGTGCGGGGGCCTGCATCCAGTGCCACAAAATCAACTGCTACACGGCCTTCCACGTCAGCTGCGCCCAAAAGGCCGGTCTCTATATGAAGATGGAGCCCGTCAAGGAGGTCACGGAGGCGGGCTCTCCCACGTTTTCGGTAAAGAAGACCGCCTACTGCAGCGCTCACACCCCGAAAGGGTGTGTCCGGAGACCCCTTGCCATCTATGAGGAGACCCACCCGACAAACGGCCTATGTGACAAGCGGGGGGATAAACGGGGGAGGACCAGGTTAAAAGGATGGCAGAAAAGGAGTAAGAGAGCAGAGCCAGAACCTGAAGAAGAAACACCCGCCACCTCAGGGCCCAGTATAACCTCCTCAAG tttTGACACCATCCTCAACCAGGTGTCTGTCCAGAAGAAGAGGGTGTTTGTGGAGCGAGTCCTGAGCTACTGGGTGCTGAAGAGGCAGGCCAGGAACGGCGTCCCGCTGATCAGAAGGCTCCAGACCAACCCCCAGGCTCCGAAGATGGAGCGGCCGGTCAGTCCAGAG GACCGTCGATTGGAGGAAAACAGAGCACTAAAGGAGCAGCTGAAGGAATGGCATCGTCTACGCCATGACCTGGAGCGAGCTCGCTTACTGCTGGAGCTgatcaggaagagggagaagctaAAGAGGGAGGAG ATGAAGCTCCAACAGTCCGTTCTGGAGGTTCAGCTTACACCATTGAACATTCTACTAAGAGCCGTTCTGGACCAGCTGCAGGAAAGGGACCAAGCCAGGGTCTTCGCCCACCCTGTCAGCGTCAAAGAG GTGCCTGATTACCTGGACCACATCAAGAACCCCATGGACTTCTCAACCATGAGGAAACGCATTGACGCCCACGGCTACAAGGACCTGGACGAGTTTGAGTCCGACTTCAACCTCATCATCTTCAACTGTATGAAGTACAACGCCAAGGAGACGTTCTTCCACAAGGCTGCTCTGAGGCTGCAGGACCAGGGCGGGGCCATCCTCCGGAAGACCCGACGGGATGCGGAGAGGATCGGCTTTGACTTTGCCAGCGGACTGCACCTCCAGGAGCCGCCTAAACTAGAGGCTCCTCCACCTTTCTCCTGGGATGACG TGGACCGGATACTGAACCCAGCCAACCGGGTTAACATGCCCTTAGCGGAGCAGCTGAGAGCGCTGCTGGAGAAGTTGGATCTTAGCACGGCCATGAAATCCAGCCCGTCACGCAGCAAGCGACTGAAGCTGCTCAAGAAAACCATAATGGAGGTGAGGAGCGAGATGAGCCTGAAGAAGCCCCGCCCAACGCCCTCTGAGCCCCCACAACcggagacggaggagaaaccACTCCCTCCACCGACTGGAGATGAAACGCATAAGGACGGTTTGTGTCAATCAG GAGTCACAGAAGTGACAGGAGAAATGTTGTTGCCTCCACCGAAACTTGAGCCCTTGAACTCTCCTCTGCCCCAACCCGTAAACCCGGCCAGTCCACCAGAGCCTCGgcctcaccctcccaccctcaaaCCCATCAAACCTATCAAACCCAACACGGACAAGAACCAGAAGAGCTCAAAAGGTGACAGCAACAGCACCGCCACCACTACCTCAGTACCCCAGGAAACCCCAAACGGGCACATTTCCAACCCGCTGCTCCCTAACAACAGCCTCAGTGTTGTGGCCACCTCGACGCTCGCCCGGCCGTCCGCCACGAGCAACCGGCGGACCAACATCCTGTTTCGCAAGTCCAAAAGCACGAGTCCTCAGAAGCCCTCGAAGATGGCGGAGACGCCGCCCGGTTCCCCGCCACTGGGGGCCAAAACGTTTCTCTCGGTGGTCATCCCTCGCCTGGAGACCCTTCTGCTGCCCAGGAAGAGAACCCGAAGTGTCAGTGGTGACTGCGAGGAAGAGGACGAGTCTCCCATCAAGCGCCTTGACACAG GCTTAGTCAATGGTTTTGTTGTCGAGCAGGAGAGTGAGCCCAGCCCTAACAGGCCGCTGGAGCCCAGGCGACGTTGTGCCTCCGAATCCAGTATCTCTTCCAGTGGCAGTGTGCTCTGCAGCACCAG CACCATCACCCTGCCCAAAAACGGGAAAGGGAAACCAGCCGGGGCACGTAGAAACACTGTGGACGACAAAAACACTCTCATCACCTGCATTGAGAATGGAGAGTTCACTAAAGCAGCCAAAATTGCAGCAG AAGTTGGCAACGGAAATATGTGGATGCCCACTAGTGCCTCAACATTTGTACTGGAACCTCTTAAACTAGTTTGGGCAAAATGTAGTGGATATCCCTCCTATCCTGCCttg ATCATAGACCCCAAGACGCAGAGGACGGGGTGTCACCACAGCGGGgtgtccctgccccctctggACGTCCTCCGGGTCGGAGAGCAGATGCAGTACCGGTCCGACGAGAAGCTCTACCTCGTCCACTTCTTCGACAACAAGCGCAGCTG GCAATGGCTTCCTAAATCCAAGATGGTTCCATTTGGTGTTCACAAGACTGTTGACAAGTTCAAGCTGGCGGAGGGGCGTTCCTCTGGCGTTCGCAAAGCCGTACAGACCGCCTTCAACCGCGCCATGAGCCACCTGATCCAGGCCCAGGACAGGCCCGGCGTGGACCACGGCCTCACGGACCCAACCCACCCAGTCATAccctccctgccccacccctaG
- the LOC134021247 gene encoding bromodomain-containing protein 1-like isoform X2 — MMRKKARYHHRRMAMPQRAPSPIKPSPNRETLTYAQAQRIVELEIDGRVHRLSIYDKLDVIADDDPTAQEIIECNSNKENNEKPQQVLVRSVRLKNNQQKKNASLTGPMHATGPQGTPLLDPKFRTVEYNLPAVPRRPSAYYKYSEKTAEELDEEVEYDMDEEDYAWLDLINDKRKSEGVSQVSHNLFEFLMDRFEKESFFATRGRGDLQAMVDEDAVCCICMDGDGADSNVILFCDLCNIAVHQECYGVPYIPEGQWLCRHCLQCPSRPSECVFCPNKGGALKKTDDDRWGHVACALWVPEVGFSDTMFIEPIDGVSNIPPARWKLTCYLCKEKGAGACIQCHKINCYTAFHVSCAQKAGLYMKMEPVKEVTEAGSPTFSVKKTAYCSAHTPKGCVRRPLAIYEETHPTNGLCDKRGDKRGRTRLKGWQKRSKRAEPEPEEETPATSGPSITSSSFDTILNQVSVQKKRVFVERVLSYWVLKRQARNGVPLIRRLQTNPQAPKMERPVSPEDRRLEENRALKEQLKEWHRLRHDLERARLLLELIRKREKLKREEMKLQQSVLEVQLTPLNILLRAVLDQLQERDQARVFAHPVSVKEVPDYLDHIKNPMDFSTMRKRIDAHGYKDLDEFESDFNLIIFNCMKYNAKETFFHKAALRLQDQGGAILRKTRRDAERIGFDFASGLHLQEPPKLEAPPPFSWDDVDRILNPANRVNMPLAEQLRALLEKLDLSTAMKSSPSRSKRLKLLKKTIMEVRSEMSLKKPRPTPSEPPQPETEEKPLPPPTGDETHKDGLCQSGVTEVTGEMLLPPPKLEPLNSPLPQPVNPASPPEPRPHPPTLKPIKPIKPNTDKNQKSSKGDSNSTATTTSVPQETPNGHISNPLLPNNSLSVVATSTLARPSATSNRRTNILFRKSKSTSPQKPSKMAETPPGSPPLGAKTFLSVVIPRLETLLLPRKRTRSVSGDCEEEDESPIKRLDTGLVNGFVVEQESEPSPNRPLEPRRRCASESSISSSGSVLCSTSTITLPKNGKGKPAGARRNTVDDKNTLITCIENGEFTKAAKIAADHRPQDAEDGVSPQRGVPAPSGRPPGRRADAVPVRREALPRPLLRQQAQLAMAS; from the exons ATGATGAGAAagaaagcacggtaccatcatcGTCGCATGGCGATGCCGCAGCGGGCTCCCTCGCCCATCAAACCCTCGCCCAATCGAGAGACCCTGACCTACGCCCAGGCCCAGCGCATAGTGGAGCTGGAGATTGACGGGCGCGTGCACCGCCTCAGCATCTACGACAAGCTGGACGTCATCGCCGACGACGACCCCACCGCACAGGAAATCATTGAGTGCAACAGCAACAAGGAGAACAACGAGAAGCCCCAGCAGGTCCTGGTGCGCTCCGTGCGGCTCAAGAACAATCAGCAGAAGAAGAATGCATCCCTGACAGGACCCATGCACGCCACTGGGCCCCAGGGAACCCCGCTCCTCGACCCCAAGTTCCGCACTGTAGAGTATAACCTCCCGGCCGTACCGAGGAGGCCCTCTGCCTACTACAAGTACTCTGAGAAAACCGCTGAGGAACTGGACGAGGAGGTGGAGTACGACATGGACGAGGAGGACTACGCCTGGCTGGATCTGATCAATGACAAGAGGAAGAGCGAAGGCGTCAGCCAGGTCTCCCACAACCTCTTCGAGTTCCTCATGGACCGCTTCGAGAAGGAGTCCTTCTTCGCCACTCGGGGTCGCGGCGACCTGCAGGCCATGGTGGACGAGGACGCCGTCTGCTGCATCTGCATGGACGGCGACGGCGCCGACAGCAACGTCATCCTCTTCTGCGACCTGTGCAACATCGCCGTCCACCAGGAGTGCTACGGGGTGCCCTACATCCCGGAGGGGCAGTGGCTGTGTCGCCACTGTCTGCAATGCCCCTCGCGGCCCTCCGAGTGCGTCTTCTGTCCCAACAAGGGAGGCGCCCTCAAGAAGACTGACGACGACCGCTGGGGCCACGTGGCGTGCGCCCTCTGGGTGCCCGAGGTCGGCTTCTCCGACACGATGTTCATCGAGCCCATCGATGGCGTCAGTAACATCCCGCCAGCTCGCTGGAAGCTCACCTGCTACCTTTGCAAAGAGAAAGGTGCGGGGGCCTGCATCCAGTGCCACAAAATCAACTGCTACACGGCCTTCCACGTCAGCTGCGCCCAAAAGGCCGGTCTCTATATGAAGATGGAGCCCGTCAAGGAGGTCACGGAGGCGGGCTCTCCCACGTTTTCGGTAAAGAAGACCGCCTACTGCAGCGCTCACACCCCGAAAGGGTGTGTCCGGAGACCCCTTGCCATCTATGAGGAGACCCACCCGACAAACGGCCTATGTGACAAGCGGGGGGATAAACGGGGGAGGACCAGGTTAAAAGGATGGCAGAAAAGGAGTAAGAGAGCAGAGCCAGAACCTGAAGAAGAAACACCCGCCACCTCAGGGCCCAGTATAACCTCCTCAAG tttTGACACCATCCTCAACCAGGTGTCTGTCCAGAAGAAGAGGGTGTTTGTGGAGCGAGTCCTGAGCTACTGGGTGCTGAAGAGGCAGGCCAGGAACGGCGTCCCGCTGATCAGAAGGCTCCAGACCAACCCCCAGGCTCCGAAGATGGAGCGGCCGGTCAGTCCAGAG GACCGTCGATTGGAGGAAAACAGAGCACTAAAGGAGCAGCTGAAGGAATGGCATCGTCTACGCCATGACCTGGAGCGAGCTCGCTTACTGCTGGAGCTgatcaggaagagggagaagctaAAGAGGGAGGAG ATGAAGCTCCAACAGTCCGTTCTGGAGGTTCAGCTTACACCATTGAACATTCTACTAAGAGCCGTTCTGGACCAGCTGCAGGAAAGGGACCAAGCCAGGGTCTTCGCCCACCCTGTCAGCGTCAAAGAG GTGCCTGATTACCTGGACCACATCAAGAACCCCATGGACTTCTCAACCATGAGGAAACGCATTGACGCCCACGGCTACAAGGACCTGGACGAGTTTGAGTCCGACTTCAACCTCATCATCTTCAACTGTATGAAGTACAACGCCAAGGAGACGTTCTTCCACAAGGCTGCTCTGAGGCTGCAGGACCAGGGCGGGGCCATCCTCCGGAAGACCCGACGGGATGCGGAGAGGATCGGCTTTGACTTTGCCAGCGGACTGCACCTCCAGGAGCCGCCTAAACTAGAGGCTCCTCCACCTTTCTCCTGGGATGACG TGGACCGGATACTGAACCCAGCCAACCGGGTTAACATGCCCTTAGCGGAGCAGCTGAGAGCGCTGCTGGAGAAGTTGGATCTTAGCACGGCCATGAAATCCAGCCCGTCACGCAGCAAGCGACTGAAGCTGCTCAAGAAAACCATAATGGAGGTGAGGAGCGAGATGAGCCTGAAGAAGCCCCGCCCAACGCCCTCTGAGCCCCCACAACcggagacggaggagaaaccACTCCCTCCACCGACTGGAGATGAAACGCATAAGGACGGTTTGTGTCAATCAG GAGTCACAGAAGTGACAGGAGAAATGTTGTTGCCTCCACCGAAACTTGAGCCCTTGAACTCTCCTCTGCCCCAACCCGTAAACCCGGCCAGTCCACCAGAGCCTCGgcctcaccctcccaccctcaaaCCCATCAAACCTATCAAACCCAACACGGACAAGAACCAGAAGAGCTCAAAAGGTGACAGCAACAGCACCGCCACCACTACCTCAGTACCCCAGGAAACCCCAAACGGGCACATTTCCAACCCGCTGCTCCCTAACAACAGCCTCAGTGTTGTGGCCACCTCGACGCTCGCCCGGCCGTCCGCCACGAGCAACCGGCGGACCAACATCCTGTTTCGCAAGTCCAAAAGCACGAGTCCTCAGAAGCCCTCGAAGATGGCGGAGACGCCGCCCGGTTCCCCGCCACTGGGGGCCAAAACGTTTCTCTCGGTGGTCATCCCTCGCCTGGAGACCCTTCTGCTGCCCAGGAAGAGAACCCGAAGTGTCAGTGGTGACTGCGAGGAAGAGGACGAGTCTCCCATCAAGCGCCTTGACACAG GCTTAGTCAATGGTTTTGTTGTCGAGCAGGAGAGTGAGCCCAGCCCTAACAGGCCGCTGGAGCCCAGGCGACGTTGTGCCTCCGAATCCAGTATCTCTTCCAGTGGCAGTGTGCTCTGCAGCACCAG CACCATCACCCTGCCCAAAAACGGGAAAGGGAAACCAGCCGGGGCACGTAGAAACACTGTGGACGACAAAAACACTCTCATCACCTGCATTGAGAATGGAGAGTTCACTAAAGCAGCCAAAATTGCAGCAG ATCATAGACCCCAAGACGCAGAGGACGGGGTGTCACCACAGCGGGgtgtccctgccccctctggACGTCCTCCGGGTCGGAGAGCAGATGCAGTACCGGTCCGACGAGAAGCTCTACCTCGTCCACTTCTTCGACAACAAGCGCAGCTG GCAATGGCTTCCTAA